A single window of Archangium gephyra DNA harbors:
- a CDS encoding type VI secretion system Vgr family protein, producing the protein MSSGYTQDNVYLSVTTPLGKDVLLLHGFQGEEALSHPFHFMLELHSERLDVDFSRVVGKGAAISLAQRTGGERFFHGIITRFVQAGTFGDFTRYIAELRPWFWLLTLTRDSRIFQNLTVPQILQQLFQEQGFTDFRLALRRTYTPREYCVQHQESAFDFASRLMEDEGLFYFFEHTKDRHTLVLADDAAVHVPCPGPGVAKVQGLQGEARTEDAVTGCELEQQVVPGSYALGDYFFETPSTRLQAQVKGTEGRQEQYEYPGAFTRRDVGEQRGRVRLEAHEAQARTLRGQGHVRWFIPGYRFTLAEHERQDINGAYVLRWVSHSATVEAYSNSFEAFPAATPFRPPRVTPRPVVNGVQSARVVGKAGEEIWTDRFGRVKVQFHWDREGKKDERSSCWIRVAQGQAGKGWGHFFLPHVGQEVLVTFLDGDPDRPIVTGSVYNAEQVVPYPLPAGQTRSTLRGDDSGGGQPNELRFEDKKGAEELYLHARRDMNVSVERDSVTEIQGNCTIRVRGNLTLDVRGSIDVKAGRNLTQEAKMSLRSIAGMNLTQKAKLALESSAGTMLRHSSTLMMMEDAQTRISNVRTVHMLKATPLMILGPMIPLPMGGPPLPPIPPTP; encoded by the coding sequence ATGAGCTCGGGATACACGCAGGACAACGTCTACCTCTCCGTCACCACGCCGCTGGGCAAGGACGTGCTGCTGCTGCACGGCTTCCAGGGCGAGGAAGCCCTCTCCCACCCCTTCCACTTCATGCTGGAGCTGCACTCCGAGCGGCTCGACGTGGACTTCTCGCGAGTGGTGGGCAAGGGCGCCGCCATCTCCCTGGCGCAGCGCACGGGGGGCGAGCGGTTCTTCCACGGCATCATCACCCGCTTCGTCCAGGCCGGCACCTTCGGGGACTTCACCCGGTACATCGCCGAGCTGCGCCCCTGGTTCTGGCTGCTCACCCTCACCCGTGACAGCCGCATCTTCCAGAACCTGACGGTGCCGCAGATCCTCCAGCAGCTCTTCCAGGAGCAGGGCTTCACCGACTTCCGGCTGGCGCTGCGGCGCACGTACACGCCTCGCGAATACTGCGTGCAGCACCAGGAGTCCGCCTTCGACTTCGCCTCGCGGCTGATGGAGGACGAGGGCCTCTTCTACTTCTTCGAGCACACGAAGGACCGGCACACGCTGGTGCTGGCGGACGACGCGGCGGTGCACGTGCCCTGCCCGGGCCCGGGGGTGGCGAAGGTGCAGGGGCTCCAGGGCGAGGCACGGACGGAGGATGCCGTCACCGGGTGCGAGCTGGAGCAGCAGGTGGTGCCCGGGAGCTACGCCCTGGGGGACTACTTCTTCGAGACGCCATCCACCCGGCTCCAGGCCCAGGTGAAGGGCACGGAGGGGCGCCAGGAGCAATACGAGTACCCCGGGGCCTTCACCCGCCGGGACGTGGGCGAGCAGCGCGGCCGGGTCCGCCTGGAGGCACACGAGGCGCAGGCGCGGACGCTGCGAGGCCAGGGACACGTGCGCTGGTTCATCCCCGGCTACCGCTTCACCCTCGCCGAGCACGAGCGTCAGGACATCAATGGAGCGTACGTGCTGCGCTGGGTGTCGCACTCGGCCACGGTGGAGGCGTACAGCAACAGCTTCGAGGCCTTCCCCGCCGCCACGCCCTTCCGTCCGCCCCGGGTGACGCCGCGGCCCGTGGTCAACGGCGTGCAGAGCGCCCGGGTGGTGGGCAAGGCGGGCGAGGAGATCTGGACGGACCGGTTCGGCCGCGTGAAGGTCCAGTTCCACTGGGATCGCGAGGGCAAGAAGGACGAGCGCAGCTCGTGTTGGATTCGCGTGGCGCAGGGCCAGGCCGGCAAGGGCTGGGGCCACTTCTTCCTGCCGCACGTGGGCCAGGAGGTGCTGGTCACCTTCCTGGATGGGGATCCGGATCGGCCCATCGTCACCGGCTCCGTCTACAACGCCGAGCAGGTGGTGCCCTATCCGCTGCCCGCCGGGCAGACCCGGAGCACGTTGCGCGGAGATGACTCCGGCGGTGGCCAGCCCAATGAGCTGCGTTTCGAGGACAAGAAGGGCGCCGAGGAGCTCTACCTGCACGCCCGCCGGGACATGAACGTGTCCGTGGAGCGCGACAGCGTGACGGAGATCCAGGGCAACTGCACCATCCGGGTGCGGGGCAACCTCACCCTGGACGTGCGGGGCTCCATCGACGTCAAGGCGGGGAGAAACCTCACCCAGGAGGCGAAGATGTCGCTGAGGAGCATCGCGGGGATGAACCTCACCCAGAAGGCGAAGCTGGCCCTGGAGAGCTCGGCGGGCACGATGCTGCGGCACAGCTCCACGCTCATGATGATGGAGGACGCCCAGACGCGGATCAGCAACGTCAGGACCGTGCACATGCTCAAGGCGACACCCTTGATGATCCTGGGTCCGATGATCCCCCTCCCGATGGGAGGGCCTCCGCTCCCACCCATTCCGCCCACCCCCTGA
- the tssG gene encoding type VI secretion system baseplate subunit TssG: MEEMAPHGRRRAPGVAQELFESGHRFDFFQAMRLLRLLRPKEPVRLRASVDMAFPASDIVQVKPPARPGGAPEMTVAFLGLGGVQGPLPRPFAQQLRDRTRVGDTGLRDFLDIFHHRLLSLLYQGRVRRRVWLEPGVPEAHDVARYLYALLGLGTRGTRGRLEVEDRLLLRYAGLLAHRPVSLEALRAMLSDALGVAVRPRAPRGAWMELEEEQRTRLGPTGRNQRLGQGAVLGGRAWLEQAGVELELGPLGWRRYVDLLPGGRGLGTLRSLTRFALGPGPEVRLVLAVRTAELPEQPLGAPSGPRLGWTSWLRARPGQRGTQAVALSPRHMSAPGAREDGT; this comes from the coding sequence ATGGAAGAGATGGCCCCCCATGGCCGGCGACGCGCCCCTGGTGTAGCCCAGGAGCTCTTCGAGTCCGGCCACCGCTTCGACTTCTTCCAGGCGATGCGCCTGCTGCGCCTGCTCCGCCCGAAGGAGCCGGTGCGGCTGCGCGCCTCGGTGGACATGGCCTTCCCCGCCAGCGACATCGTCCAGGTGAAGCCCCCCGCGAGGCCGGGAGGCGCGCCGGAGATGACGGTGGCCTTCCTCGGGCTGGGCGGGGTGCAGGGGCCACTGCCGAGGCCCTTCGCCCAGCAGCTCCGGGACCGGACGCGTGTGGGAGACACGGGCCTGCGCGACTTCCTGGACATCTTCCACCACCGGCTGCTGTCGCTGCTGTACCAGGGACGGGTGCGACGCCGGGTGTGGTTGGAGCCGGGCGTGCCCGAGGCCCATGACGTGGCCCGCTACCTGTACGCGCTCCTGGGCCTGGGCACCCGGGGCACGCGAGGACGGCTGGAGGTGGAGGATCGGCTGCTGCTGCGCTACGCGGGGCTGCTGGCGCACCGGCCCGTGTCCCTCGAGGCGCTGCGGGCGATGCTCTCGGACGCGCTGGGCGTGGCGGTGAGGCCGCGGGCGCCCCGGGGCGCCTGGATGGAGCTGGAGGAAGAGCAGCGCACGCGCCTGGGCCCCACCGGACGCAACCAGCGGCTCGGCCAGGGCGCGGTGCTCGGCGGGCGTGCGTGGCTGGAGCAGGCGGGGGTGGAGCTGGAGCTCGGGCCGCTCGGCTGGCGCCGCTATGTGGACCTGCTGCCCGGTGGCCGGGGACTGGGCACGCTGCGCTCGCTCACCCGCTTCGCGCTGGGCCCTGGCCCCGAGGTGCGCCTGGTGCTGGCGGTGCGCACCGCGGAGCTCCCCGAGCAACCCCTGGGCGCTCCGAGCGGCCCACGCCTGGGGTGGACGTCCTGGCTGAGGGCAAGGCCCGGCCAGCGGGGAACCCAGGCGGTGGCGCTCTCGCCTCGTCACATGTCCGCGCCCGGCGCGCGGGAGGATGGAACATGA
- a CDS encoding Hcp family type VI secretion system effector gives MPESIYLKISKAQGSSKVQSYMNEIEVLSYSYGISFPMTLNERSNDGEVKRQGRPHHGEISITKLVDKASPNLYLSCSKGESVGTATLTVAGSEDSKIFTYEMTDVVITSVSVSGGTGGDPTETVTLDYASITWKEGGDSNSTKWDRKTNKST, from the coding sequence ATGCCTGAAAGTATTTATCTCAAGATCTCCAAGGCGCAGGGCAGCTCGAAGGTGCAGAGCTACATGAATGAGATCGAGGTGCTCTCCTACAGCTACGGCATCTCCTTTCCCATGACCCTCAACGAGCGGTCCAACGACGGGGAGGTCAAGAGACAGGGCCGTCCCCACCACGGAGAGATCTCCATCACCAAGTTGGTGGACAAGGCCTCACCCAATCTCTATCTGTCCTGCAGCAAGGGCGAGAGCGTTGGCACGGCCACCCTCACCGTCGCCGGCAGCGAAGACAGCAAGATCTTCACCTACGAGATGACGGACGTCGTCATCACCTCCGTCTCCGTCTCCGGAGGGACTGGCGGAGATCCCACCGAGACGGTGACGCTCGATTACGCGTCCATCACGTGGAAGGAAGGAGGAGACAGCAACTCGACGAAGTGGGATCGCAAGACCAACAAGTCGACCTGA
- the tssC gene encoding type VI secretion system contractile sheath large subunit: MFEEAPQEEARGTQTAAEPERGLLMRIIEEGRLARDDSQQPRARELVGELVSQALTTESIPNGVDVVALINQRIARIDELLGAQLDEVLHAEPFQKLEASWRGLHMLVYGTETGTNLKLRVMHATKKELLDDLERAPEFDQSALFKKVYEEEYGTFGGQPYGALIGDYEFGRVPRDLALLESISRVAAAAHAPFITAASPALFDLDSFTDIGAPRDLARIFESTELIRWRSFRDSEDSRYVALVLPHVLARLPYGEDTVPVEGFGYQEDVDGRDHHKYLWGNAAYALGLRITSAFALHQWCAHIRGVEGGGIVQGLPTHTFRTDEGDIAQKCPTEVAITDRREKELSDLGFIALCHCKGTDYAAFFGSQTANKPRRYDTPQANANAELSSQLPYLMSASRFAHYLKVIMRDKIGGFASREEISGYLNRWISQYVQTNDNASFSIKARQPLREARVEIAEVPGHPGSYRAVVFLRPHFQLNELTASIRLVAELPQSAA; the protein is encoded by the coding sequence ATGTTCGAGGAAGCACCGCAAGAAGAGGCCCGGGGAACGCAGACGGCGGCGGAGCCGGAGCGGGGACTGCTGATGCGCATCATCGAGGAGGGCCGGCTGGCACGCGATGACAGCCAACAGCCCCGCGCCCGGGAGTTGGTGGGTGAGCTGGTGAGCCAGGCGCTCACCACGGAGTCCATCCCGAACGGCGTGGACGTGGTCGCGCTCATCAACCAGCGCATCGCCCGCATCGACGAACTGCTGGGTGCACAGCTCGACGAGGTGCTCCACGCCGAGCCCTTCCAGAAGCTGGAGGCCTCCTGGCGGGGACTGCACATGCTCGTCTACGGCACCGAGACGGGCACGAATCTGAAGCTGCGGGTCATGCACGCCACCAAGAAGGAGCTGCTGGATGACCTGGAGCGGGCGCCCGAGTTCGACCAGAGCGCTCTCTTCAAGAAGGTCTACGAGGAGGAGTACGGCACCTTCGGCGGACAGCCCTATGGCGCGCTCATCGGCGATTATGAGTTCGGCCGCGTCCCGAGGGACCTGGCGTTGCTGGAGTCCATCTCCCGCGTGGCCGCCGCCGCGCACGCGCCCTTCATCACCGCGGCCAGCCCGGCGCTGTTCGACCTGGACAGCTTCACGGACATTGGCGCCCCGAGAGACCTGGCGCGCATCTTCGAGAGCACCGAGCTCATCCGCTGGCGCAGCTTCCGGGACTCGGAGGACTCCCGGTACGTGGCGTTGGTGCTGCCTCACGTCCTGGCGCGGCTGCCCTATGGCGAGGACACCGTGCCGGTGGAGGGCTTCGGCTACCAGGAGGACGTGGACGGAAGGGATCACCACAAGTACCTGTGGGGCAACGCCGCGTACGCGCTGGGCCTGCGCATCACCTCCGCCTTCGCGCTCCACCAGTGGTGCGCCCACATCCGCGGGGTGGAGGGAGGCGGCATCGTCCAGGGGCTGCCCACCCACACCTTCCGCACGGACGAGGGGGACATCGCCCAGAAGTGCCCCACCGAGGTGGCCATCACCGACCGGCGCGAGAAGGAGTTGAGCGACCTGGGCTTCATCGCCCTCTGCCACTGCAAGGGAACCGACTACGCGGCCTTCTTCGGCTCGCAGACGGCCAACAAGCCCCGCCGCTACGACACGCCCCAGGCCAACGCCAACGCGGAGCTGTCCTCCCAACTGCCCTACCTCATGTCCGCCTCGCGCTTCGCGCACTACCTCAAGGTCATCATGCGCGACAAGATCGGCGGCTTCGCCTCGCGAGAGGAGATCTCCGGCTACCTCAACCGGTGGATCAGCCAGTACGTGCAGACCAACGACAACGCGTCCTTCTCCATCAAGGCCCGCCAGCCGCTGCGCGAGGCGCGGGTGGAGATCGCCGAGGTCCCGGGTCACCCTGGCAGCTACCGGGCGGTCGTCTTCCTCCGGCCCCACTTCCAGCTCAACGAGCTGACCGCCTCCATCCGCCTGGTGGCCGAGCTGCCCCAGTCGGCCGCGTGA